The Anopheles gambiae chromosome 2, idAnoGambNW_F1_1, whole genome shotgun sequence genomic sequence GGGTGTGCGCGCATCAACACGGGCTGCCGCAGGTGCCGCTTTGCGAGTGGCAACAAATTTGGTACTGCTTTTTATCGGCAATGGAGGAGGATCTGCGGCAACAGGAGCATTAGAATGACCAGATTCCCGCttcttttgttcttgttttcgCTTCCCTAGCAGCTCCTCTTCCAGGACGAATTGGTTCGTTTGCTTATCAATTACGTATACAACCGTTTTTTGGGTCGCTAAATTTTGATCGCTGTCTGCCCGGGGTAGTGGCAGCGGTTTGCGTGCTTCCAGTTTGTTCTGCTGCTCCAATGAACTTGCCTTCGCCTTCGCCGACTGCTCAGGCCTTTCGGATGTCGTTTTTGGTGCTACAATCCTGTACACAGTTTCATTCCTTTGCTGCTCCAATATTACCGCAGAGCTCATTACATTGCTGCTAGCTACTTTGTTGGCAGGTTGCTGTTGCcactgctcctgctgctgcttatgTTCCTCCAGCTTTACTAAACTGTTCAAGCTGGAACCGCTGATCGATCGTTCGTAACGAAATTTGCGAAATTTACTCAAATTCGTTGCCGGTTTGTGTGCCAGCCCATCGATATCGGGCAGGATAAGATCGTTCGTGCTTTTCGAGTAGAACAACCCCGAACCAAAGTCCACCGAATCGAGCGCACGGTGGCGTGGGTTCTTGTGCTGCCGATGGTACAATCCCTCCGCCCGCATGATCGAACTTAAGTCTTGCGTGCTGGTCGAGGCGAACCGTGGAATCGGTTTAAACAGCGCGGTAGACCGGTGGAACAGATTTTCCGTACTCTGCGAGGCGGCAATCGGACGAAATGCTGGCCGATTCGTCTGATATTCGCCAACCTCTTGCGACAGCTCCTCCTCATCGCTAGCCGTGGTGCTCGCTTCCGAGACACTTTCCGACGATGGGGTCGTCTTTCGCTGCTGGTGCATCGTCTTGTCTCCAAACGGAGTCGATTTACGTTTACTagtgccaccgccgccgccacgaATCGGATCCCACTCATCTGAATCTGATTCGCTAAATTCGTACTCGATGCTGTCCAGCGTATCGACGCTGGATCGATCGTCCGCAAAACGAACGACCATCTTCGGTGGTTTCGTCTTTGGCAGTGGCGGTGGCacatcggaatcggaatcctGCACGGATCGTACGGCAGGAGGAGGGGACAACGACTGCATTGTAACACTTTTTTTCGGTGGGTTAGCAGTAGCAGGAAATGCCGCAGTAACGGGGGATGATTTGCGATCGAGTGAAAAATTGTGCATCTGTTTGCGCAGCAGCTGAACACGCTGCGAAAACTCGTCCACGTTCCGATCGAACGTGTTGAGGTTCTCGGCCGAAGCGTACAGATCCTGCTTGAGCACGTTCAGACGCTCGTAGCTTAACTGTACGTCATCCGCATTGCCGATACCTCTCAAGGATTCTGTGAAACATCGAGTGAGTATTATTTCTCTACAGGCTATACACGAGTAACCCATCGCTCCCGGGTTTCGTTAGACACTTTGTTTTTGAGGTTCTGCTCTGAGATTCTAACACCTTTTGCCAAAAGGGAGtatgttttaaaatacaaattatAGTGCAATACAAACTAAAACTGTAATGAGCTTGTTCAAATGAAATTCATACTAAATGAACAGATAGCCTAcacatgcaaaaaaagaactgcAATAATCCGTCAAAACAATCGATTACGGCTGAAAGACACGAATCATGCGCGCCAGACGTACTCCATACGTACGATGGCCGGCTCAAAACTGGATACTTACGCTTGTTGAGCTGTTCGATCTGCTGCTCGAGCACGCGCACCTTCTCGCGCAGTGCCTTATTGTCGAGGGCCAGCTTTTCGCGCGCATTTTGTGCTTCAGTCTTAAAATCGTTCGCCACCCGTACCGTCATCAGCAGATCGGACTGGAAGTGTTCCCACTCGTCCGCTTCCTGCTTCCTAAGTCTAGTTTCTTGGTTTAGTTCGTCAGTCTTTTCCATCAGCTGGCGCTCGGTTTCACCGAGATGCTTCTGCGTCTCCGACAGCAGCGTTTCCAGCTGGGATTTGTCCTCCAGGAGGCATTTGTTTTGAACCTGTTTGGCACGGATTGGATTTTGGGCAAACAAATAGATTAAAgtgagaaaaaagagaaatgctTCACGAATTACCTGTAGCTCGTTGATTGACTCCTGCAGCTGCTGAAAATCGGTCGCCATCTTTTGCTTTTCCTGCGTCACGGTTTCATTCTTGTACTCCAAGTCCGAGATGACGCACTTCGCGTTGTTCCGCACGACCTTGCACTCCTCGTTCAGCCGGGCGAGCTGGTCCTTCAGCTTCTGGATTTCGCACTGACTGATCGAAACCTGCTCCTGCAGCGAGGCCACCTGCGTCTCGAGCTGGTCCTTCTCCTTCCGCGCCACATCGAGCAGCTCCTCCAGGTCGGTCTTGTCACCCTTCGCCCGGTCCTGCTCCAGCTCGTCGATCTTGGCCCGCGCATTCTCCAGCAGCGTCGTCAGCCGGCTAATCTCGATCAGCTTCACCGATGCGTCCTCCTTCGACTCCATCAGCTGCGCGTTCGCGTCCTTCTTCTCCGCGTTGGCCGCGTCCAGCGACGACTCGAGCATGCTGATGCGACCCCGGGCCCGGGCCACCTCCCCGCTGCGCTCGTCAATGATCGCCTTCAGCTCGTTCAGTTCGGCGTTCAGCTCTTCCTGCTTCAGCATGAAGCTTTCCCGCTCGTCCTGGGCGCTCTTGAGCAGATCCACCAGCTTCTGCTCGCGGTCGGTCGGCGTAACGTCCTGCTGGTTCGGttcgcgcagcagcagcttctgcagcgTGCCGATCTGCGTGCGCGTATCTTCGAGCTTTTCCGTCTGCCGGCAGAGCGACTGGAAGATGACGTCCTTTTCCTCGACGAGCCGCTCATTGTCGGACTGCAGCTCCATGATCTGCGACTGCAGGTCGGCTAGCTCTTGCAGCGTCGCCTGCAGCTCCTCGTTCGTGGAGTAGTGCGTTTCTTCCATCTGAGAGCAGAACAAAGTCATAGCAATCGGTGGGATAGGTTTTAGAGAACATGCAAAGCCTACTATTGTTTTTCTACGAAGGGTAAAGAACGATTTGCTTCATTGGATTGgaaaaaatgcatttcttCCACAAAAAATGTTCGATAATTGTGTTGCGTATTAAAATCATTCCCAAAAACTGTACACTTCAAATTGCACCTGCCGTCAACGGCGGCACAATGGCTGCAGGAATTTCGCATCCTTCCCGAAAATCGccccgacaaaaaaaaacgaacagaCAAAAATGATGATAATTAATTGAAGCATGAAGAATGCACTTCCGCACACGCGCTAAAATGAGAGTAAAATATGTCACAAAGAAataagccacacacacacatacacacacacacacgtgcgcgcaAAACGCACCGTGTGGCGTGGCGCGTTCCATTAGCACCGATTATGTATTACACATAAACCCCTTTATGTATGTCTCGCTTCAACggatgtgcgcgcgcgcacacactctctcgcAACCACAAGTTGATCTTCAAAAAGCGTCCGCATCAACATTCCGCAAGTGGCAGGTGGTTCTTCTCTCGAGCGAGTTCATAAATTTAATGCTATCTCAATAATTTCAACACTTGCATGCTGAGCTCACACAACACTTCAATATATATATTCGTGGTTTATTCGTTTCAATAAGTACTGCTGGGGAGTAGTTACACAAACGTTTCAAATGGCTCTCATGTTTAACGAACGCTTTACAATAAATAGTTAAGGTTTCCTCACTTCATTTACACTAGAATTGTGATGTTTTGCTCGATCGCATTGCCTTCTAATATTTTAAGGCTCCAAACGCTGctatttttctcatttttggtTGCTTCTCCACGCTTACGGGCCCGCGGTGTACACATCGATACGATTGTCCGGCGGCGGTGCACGGCACCAGCGGGAAGTGATCGCACCGAGACTGATCAGCAGAATAATTAACGACGACAGTCCCAGGATAATCCCCGTAGTGACATCGTTCAGCGGTGTCCCGGGATAGGGGTGCATCGTCATCAGTATCACTTCGGCGCAGCAGTTCAGCAGCGAAAAGATCGTAACCAACACGAAACCTGTAGTGTATGTTGTGGAAAGAAACAGAACCAAATTAACAACAAATTCATCACTTTTCCCTGTCCACCTTCCGCTACCCTGAAACCTACCCGACATGTAGTTCCGGTTCGGCAGCCAGTCGCACTGGCGCGACTTGAAGCCCAATATGCCGAGGGCGATCGCCGAAAAGCCCGCCAGTATGCCCATGTCGAGGTAAAACTCGCGGCCCAGCTTCGCCGTCATGTACAGGCTGAGCCCCGAGTTCATGAACCCGCACAGGATCAGCATCAGCGAGACGGCCCCGATCGTGGCGGACGCGTTCGCCATCTTGCGCCACGACTTGGTACCGTCCGGAGACGTGGCCCAGCTGGCCGGCTGCTTCTCCGGATCCAGCGGCAGCGGTTTTTCGCTGTAGATATCCGAGTTTAGCCGTGGGCTTATGATGGCCGTCGTCGGAATGACCATCggttgcagctgctgctgctgttggtagTGTTGGTGCTGTTGCGGCGGTTGCTTTTGCTTCGGTGTGCTGGATATCATCATTGCCGGTGGACCGGACGCGACGGCAGCCATTGCCGCCCGGCGGGGCGTTGTGTTGGGAGTGTTGCAGGCGCTGAACGGTGACGGGGCGGCGGGATAGCCGGTACCGCGCCACTGCTTCGGCGTCTTCTGCGGCGTGGTAAGCAGCTCGTGCAGCTTTTGGGTGGCGGCATTTTTCTTCGGCGTCGTTTCCTCCCTCTGCTGCTGCCCCGGGTGCACTTTCGAGGGGGTGCTAGTGACGGATCCTGCCCTGCCGGGTGGTTTGGGCGGGTTGGGCGTTTCGCGCCGCGACACGGACACAGCAGACACGCCTCcacagtgctgctgctgctgctgctgagacAGCGACGACGGAGTGCGATGAATGGCCGTCGGTGGTTCGTCCGTTACGCCTCCGTTGCTGAGACAGGTTTCGTCCTCATCGTCCGCAATGCTCGGTATGATGGCGTACCGATGGGCCCGCCCGTTGTGCATCTGTATGATCTCCTGATTGTCGTCCACcagctcctcgtcctcctcggtCGGTACCATCTCGAAGCGCTGGTTGTTGCGCTGATCGTACAGGATGAACGATTTCGAACCAAAGTCGGACGAGAAAGCGTTCTTTAACCGCGATCCCGAATGCTGATCGAGTGCGGTCGAATGGGACGACATCATCGGTGGCAGGCTGCGGAACTGATCGGACAGATTGTGCACACCACCATCGTCGTCCTCACGGTCGTCGTCTTCCTCTTCGCCCACCGCTGCTTCCTGCGTACGATTCAGCGCACTATTCCGGTTCGGATCTCGCACCATCATCCGACCACCGTTCAGATTCGGCACGCTGCCGACGCGATCGAGAAATTCCTCGCTGCGCGAAGCACTGCTGGTTACACCGAGCGACAGCTGCGTCTCGTTGACGACACTGTACTTGCGCATCACGTTGAAGGGTATTTCCTCCACCGGAACTAACGCGTAACGGCTACCGCTAGTGCTGCCACCACCGAGCGAttgtggttgctgctgttgctgctgttgggttCCGTTGCCACCGACGGGACCGTACCGGTCTAGCAGACGCGCATTTACCAACGGTTTGCCCGGCATCGGTGAACCGCCCGCCCGTGTGCGTTGGTCAAAGGAGGCGATACTGTGCTGCCGGTTGACGATCTTCGACGAGATGCGATTGTACGAGCGCGTTAGCTGCTCGTTGCG encodes the following:
- the LOC1273272 gene encoding cytospin-A isoform X3 yields the protein MIKLKSLFRRGQGPSGSKHQSQPSVSSVSATGSGHADGGSVVPGAGLTGALSVNGGGGGLLKSAASASSLEFPVVSKPAHSSRGTGQQQRFNGSKEKLDHSSSHHQHHHHHQHLHHHQQQQQQQLHTQHQHPLGSHQPQHHQQSRTASAQMAQMATGATVSTNHLNKFPPGSGSSLVVSDDGGGLLLNERGVDVGSGLSASMEQLTAISFVGPEKASSGGAGRKEQQQQTSPSKSRSAELLQVHLEKLQSENRLLERKVHEMTSCQEELLLLRDEIVKLKASHEQSNSELHRLVNENESLRDRLKTVVQSPLSDSEKQQLIRNTQRLHSSAPASIALPNNMDAEGTPCVTPDWDKQSSSSEVAVACLQDKIIQMEETHYSTNEELQATLQELADLQSQIMELQSDNERLVEEKDVIFQSLCRQTEKLEDTRTQIGTLQKLLLREPNQQDVTPTDREQKLVDLLKSAQDERESFMLKQEELNAELNELKAIIDERSGEVARARGRISMLESSLDAANAEKKDANAQLMESKEDASVKLIEISRLTTLLENARAKIDELEQDRAKGDKTDLEELLDVARKEKDQLETQVASLQEQVSISQCEIQKLKDQLARLNEECKVVRNNAKCVISDLEYKNETVTQEKQKMATDFQQLQESINELQVQNKCLLEDKSQLETLLSETQKHLGETERQLMEKTDELNQETRLRKQEADEWEHFQSDLLMTVRVANDFKTEAQNAREKLALDNKALREKVRVLEQQIEQLNKQSLRGIGNADDVQLSYERLNVLKQDLYASAENLNTFDRNVDEFSQRVQLLRKQMHNFSLDRKSSPVTAAFPATANPPKKSVTMQSLSPPPAVRSVQDSDSDVPPPLPKTKPPKMVVRFADDRSSVDTLDSIEYEFSESDSDEWDPIRGGGGGTSKRKSTPFGDKTMHQQRKTTPSSESVSEASTTASDEEELSQEVGEYQTNRPAFRPIAASQSTENLFHRSTALFKPIPRFASTSTQDLSSIMRAEGLYHRQHKNPRHRALDSVDFGSGLFYSKSTNDLILPDIDGLAHKPATNLSKFRKFRYERSISGSSLNSLVKLEEHKQQQEQWQQQPANKVASSNVMSSAVILEQQRNETVYRIVAPKTTSERPEQSAKAKASSLEQQNKLEARKPLPLPRADSDQNLATQKTVVYVIDKQTNQFVLEEELLGKRKQEQKKRESGHSNAPVAADPPPLPIKSSTKFVATRKAAPAAARVDARTPESLYENITYRRSIVGQSFSFDHDPIITTKETQSQSLITTVQQEMAVRRQQKSAIQRQDSRLSVKSLIESIENSAKQTKLNSDSRCSSSSSINSIPADANPATLSAKHSSVSSTNNNNNNTINNNEHDSISNNISKGHVNGSNNNDENNVIQIPVQPSAAMVQSGGGALPAKSPLREQQQPTVGSNVNSNSKPNASADTVMLMKKSSLITSNNGCNTTLNSAIISHKTMDYVRRNSYNDISERKDPLNALVKNGGSKRNALLKWCQNKTVGYRNIDITNFSSSWNDGLALCAIMHSYLPDRIPYDKLNQNDKRRNFSLAFAAAESVGIQTSLSIDEMCLQERPDWQQVMGYVTAIYKHFET
- the LOC1273273 gene encoding uncharacterized protein LOC1273273; the protein is MTSQHNYTNPAFCQQSEFYSPPKTPGMAASLMSVAATTTTSSSMATRRNEQLTRSYNRISSKIVNRQHSIASFDQRTRAGGSPMPGKPLVNARLLDRYGPVGGNGTQQQQQQQPQSLGGGSTSGSRYALVPVEEIPFNVMRKYSVVNETQLSLGVTSSASRSEEFLDRVGSVPNLNGGRMMVRDPNRNSALNRTQEAAVGEEEDDDREDDDGGVHNLSDQFRSLPPMMSSHSTALDQHSGSRLKNAFSSDFGSKSFILYDQRNNQRFEMVPTEEDEELVDDNQEIIQMHNGRAHRYAIIPSIADDEDETCLSNGGVTDEPPTAIHRTPSSLSQQQQQQHCGGVSAVSVSRRETPNPPKPPGRAGSVTSTPSKVHPGQQQREETTPKKNAATQKLHELLTTPQKTPKQWRGTGYPAAPSPFSACNTPNTTPRRAAMAAVASGPPAMMISSTPKQKQPPQQHQHYQQQQQLQPMVIPTTAIISPRLNSDIYSEKPLPLDPEKQPASWATSPDGTKSWRKMANASATIGAVSLMLILCGFMNSGLSLYMTAKLGREFYLDMGILAGFSAIALGILGFKSRQCDWLPNRNYMSGFVLVTIFSLLNCCAEVILMTMHPYPGTPLNDVTTGIILGLSSLIILLISLGAITSRWCRAPPPDNRIDVYTAGP